A genomic window from Luteolibacter sp. LG18 includes:
- a CDS encoding YebC/PmpR family DNA-binding transcriptional regulator, with translation MGRAFECRRRAKEARWDTMSRVFPKLSKAITMAAKNGGPDPAGNAPLRMAIANAKAQNLPKDKIDAAIKRAAGNDAADIVEVYYEGKGPHGSLFYIECATDNTNRSVVNLKTIFNKNGGQIVQSGQLDFMFNRKAVVEFEVTPDMNLEEIEFALIDSGLEELNVEDGLARAIAPYTEFSALTQGVEALGIATKKAGLERIPTTPVELTEAQMDEVQVILDKVEDDDDVQVVFTNIA, from the coding sequence ATGGGAAGAGCCTTTGAATGCCGACGCCGCGCCAAGGAAGCACGCTGGGACACGATGTCCCGGGTGTTCCCGAAGCTTTCCAAAGCCATCACCATGGCCGCGAAGAACGGCGGGCCGGACCCGGCGGGCAACGCCCCGCTGCGCATGGCCATCGCCAACGCCAAGGCCCAGAACCTGCCGAAGGACAAGATCGACGCCGCCATCAAGCGTGCCGCCGGCAATGACGCCGCGGACATCGTGGAGGTTTACTACGAGGGCAAGGGCCCGCACGGCAGCCTGTTCTACATCGAGTGCGCCACCGACAACACCAACCGCTCGGTGGTGAACCTGAAGACCATCTTCAACAAGAACGGCGGCCAGATCGTCCAGAGCGGTCAGCTCGATTTCATGTTCAACCGCAAGGCGGTGGTGGAGTTCGAGGTGACGCCGGACATGAACCTCGAAGAAATCGAGTTCGCCCTGATCGACAGCGGCCTGGAAGAGCTCAATGTTGAGGACGGCCTCGCCCGCGCCATCGCCCCCTACACCGAATTTTCCGCCCTCACCCAGGGCGTCGAAGCGCTCGGCATCGCCACCAAGAAGGCGGGTCTCGAGCGCATTCCGACCACCCCGGTGGAACTCACCGAGGCCCAGATGGACGAGGTGCAGGTGATTCTCGACAAGGTTGAGGACGACGACGACGTGCAGGTGGTGTTCACCAACATCGCCTGA
- the rlmN gene encoding 23S rRNA (adenine(2503)-C(2))-methyltransferase RlmN gives MTPETLAEWLKGEGEPAFRAGQILNWIWKKKVSSIDEMTNLSAALRAKLAEHFRLHALEHTHTQGSHDTTRKFLFRLHDHRYVESVLIPANPALYGEKSDRRTLCVSSQVGCAYGCKFCASGLAGFTRHLQPAEIAGQVLAAEMLSGERVDNLVFMGMGEPLANLDNLLTAISIITSEWGLHLGARHLTISTSGLVPQIQKLADHPQQIRLAISLHGATDEVRGQIMPVNKKWGTDELFGALDYWNSKKKQHLTLEYILIDNVNDSLEQARILAGHARRLNAKVNLIPYNTVEGLDWVRPSETRCKAFRDILKNAGVSATLRLEKGHDIDAACGQLRLKQETEEGIIAAPAKRSL, from the coding sequence ATGACCCCGGAGACCCTCGCCGAATGGCTGAAGGGCGAGGGCGAACCCGCGTTCCGGGCCGGGCAGATCCTCAATTGGATCTGGAAGAAGAAGGTCTCGTCGATTGACGAAATGACCAACCTCTCCGCGGCCCTGCGAGCGAAGCTGGCGGAGCATTTCCGCCTCCACGCGCTGGAGCACACCCACACCCAGGGCAGCCACGACACCACCCGCAAGTTCCTCTTCCGCCTCCACGACCACCGCTACGTGGAAAGCGTGCTCATTCCGGCGAACCCCGCGCTCTACGGCGAGAAATCGGACCGCCGCACGCTCTGCGTGTCCTCCCAGGTCGGTTGCGCCTACGGCTGCAAGTTCTGCGCCTCCGGTCTGGCCGGGTTCACCCGCCACCTCCAGCCCGCCGAGATCGCCGGGCAGGTGCTGGCCGCCGAGATGCTCAGCGGCGAGCGCGTGGACAACCTCGTCTTCATGGGCATGGGCGAGCCGCTGGCGAACCTCGACAACCTGCTCACCGCGATCTCGATCATCACCTCGGAGTGGGGCCTCCATCTCGGAGCCCGCCACCTGACGATCTCCACCTCCGGCCTGGTCCCGCAGATCCAGAAACTGGCCGATCACCCCCAGCAGATCCGCCTCGCGATCTCGCTCCACGGCGCGACCGACGAGGTCCGCGGCCAGATCATGCCGGTGAACAAGAAGTGGGGCACGGACGAGCTCTTCGGCGCGCTCGACTACTGGAACTCGAAGAAGAAGCAACACCTCACGCTTGAGTACATCCTGATCGACAACGTGAACGACTCGCTCGAGCAGGCCCGCATCCTCGCCGGCCATGCCCGCCGCCTGAACGCGAAGGTGAACCTCATCCCCTACAACACCGTGGAGGGCCTCGACTGGGTCCGCCCCAGCGAAACCCGCTGCAAGGCGTTCCGGGACATCCTCAAGAACGCAGGGGTTTCCGCCACCCTGCGCCTCGAAAAGGGCCACGACATCGACGCCGCCTGCGGCCAGCTCCGCCTCAAGCAGGAGACCGAGGAAGGCATCATCGCCGCCCCGGCGAAGCGGTCGCTCTGA
- a CDS encoding CDGSH iron-sulfur domain-containing protein codes for MAEEPAKPFELEVEAGVHWWCACGRSSFPPFCDGSHKGTGMQPVKFEVGQRTTVRWCKCPQTGRALRCVGGESSL; via the coding sequence ATGGCCGAGGAACCTGCGAAGCCGTTCGAACTGGAAGTCGAGGCGGGCGTCCATTGGTGGTGCGCCTGCGGGCGCTCCAGCTTCCCGCCGTTTTGCGATGGCTCCCACAAGGGCACCGGCATGCAGCCGGTGAAGTTCGAGGTGGGCCAAAGGACCACCGTGCGATGGTGCAAGTGCCCGCAGACTGGGCGCGCGTTGCGGTGCGTGGGGGGGGAGTCGAGCCTTTAG
- a CDS encoding family 10 glycosylhydrolase: MMRRLLLPVLGLLSTLPAFSQAFAPIADRPPAITREFRGAWVACIYNLDWPSSKGLGAAQQQAELRGILDKMAALNMNAVVFQVRPHCDAVYQSSIEPWSPWLTGTMGSSPGYDPLAFCVREAHARGIEVHAWFNPFRAISSSSITCCSSHVTCANPRMVKPYGSMKWCDPALPETRSRATGVILDVVKRYDIDGVHMDDYFYPYPSGGMVFKDGKTPAERRAYVDGFVSNLYSAVKQQKPWVRVGISPFGIWRPGVPAGIEAGLDGYENLACDSRKWLANGWVDYLAPQLYWRNAPAKQSFSTLLSWWRQQGSRPVWPGIATARINSSEDPGRPASEIINQIQLSRSIGRNYVGNIQWSAKSLVTNRGGIATQLASTYTQPAAVPPMPWVSSRAPASPGVSAQTNGGGTFVRWVISDANTAKVAIQARYGSQWKMVKVAPASGNGITIPAADAVAVTAIDRFGSASAPKVLGRHGS; encoded by the coding sequence ATGATGCGCCGTCTGCTTCTCCCGGTCCTCGGGCTGCTCTCCACGCTCCCGGCCTTTTCGCAGGCCTTTGCGCCGATCGCGGACCGGCCGCCGGCGATCACCCGTGAGTTCCGCGGCGCGTGGGTGGCCTGCATCTACAATCTCGACTGGCCCAGCTCGAAGGGCCTGGGCGCGGCCCAGCAGCAGGCGGAACTGCGCGGCATCCTCGACAAGATGGCGGCGCTCAATATGAACGCCGTGGTCTTCCAAGTCCGCCCGCACTGCGACGCGGTCTACCAGTCGTCCATCGAGCCCTGGAGCCCGTGGCTCACCGGCACCATGGGCAGCTCGCCCGGCTACGATCCGCTGGCCTTCTGTGTCCGCGAGGCCCACGCCCGCGGGATCGAGGTCCACGCGTGGTTCAATCCCTTCCGCGCCATTTCCAGCAGCTCGATCACCTGCTGCAGCAGCCACGTGACCTGCGCGAACCCGCGGATGGTGAAGCCCTACGGCTCGATGAAATGGTGCGACCCGGCGCTGCCGGAAACCCGCTCCCGCGCCACCGGCGTGATCCTGGACGTGGTGAAACGCTACGATATCGATGGCGTGCACATGGACGATTACTTCTACCCCTATCCGTCCGGCGGCATGGTCTTCAAGGACGGCAAGACCCCGGCCGAGCGCCGCGCCTACGTCGACGGCTTCGTGAGCAACCTCTACTCGGCGGTCAAACAGCAGAAGCCGTGGGTGCGGGTCGGCATCAGCCCCTTCGGCATCTGGCGCCCCGGCGTCCCGGCGGGCATCGAGGCCGGTCTGGACGGTTACGAAAACCTCGCCTGCGATTCGCGGAAGTGGCTGGCCAACGGTTGGGTCGACTACCTCGCCCCGCAGCTCTACTGGCGGAATGCCCCGGCGAAGCAGAGTTTCTCGACCCTCCTCTCCTGGTGGCGCCAGCAGGGCAGCCGCCCGGTGTGGCCGGGCATCGCCACCGCCCGCATCAACAGCTCCGAGGACCCGGGCCGCCCGGCCTCCGAAATCATCAACCAGATCCAGCTCAGCCGCTCGATCGGCCGCAACTACGTGGGCAACATCCAGTGGAGCGCGAAGAGCCTGGTCACCAACCGCGGCGGCATCGCCACCCAGCTCGCCAGCACCTACACCCAGCCTGCGGCCGTGCCGCCGATGCCGTGGGTCAGCAGCCGCGCCCCGGCTTCGCCCGGCGTGAGCGCCCAGACCAATGGCGGCGGCACCTTCGTCCGCTGGGTGATCTCGGATGCGAACACCGCCAAGGTGGCCATCCAGGCTCGCTACGGCAGCCAGTGGAAAATGGTGAAGGTCGCGCCCGCATCGGGGAATGGCATCACCATTCCGGCGGCGGACGCGGTGGCGGTGACGGCCATCGACCGCTTCGGGTCGGCCAGCGCGCCGAAGGTGCTGGGTCGCCACGGAAGCTGA
- a CDS encoding DUF2339 domain-containing protein: protein MNDPLRQAELAAAIDRLRKRLENVETKHWESIVKLKADLDVLEQQVGLELPEETPPPMPVVEPEPPLLKHLQEAKHEAEMHVVAMSTPPPLPPSAPSPALSAAVPQPKIETKVMPDPRLPVPPPMPKAEAFEQQLGKVWLVRIGIVLLLTGLVLGANWAYHNWIHRLPPGVRLAIMYTWSFVIGGTGWRLSRKEGYQRYGEVLVAGGLAFFYYCTYAAHHVARVRVIENPVLAAVLLLGAAGLIGAVSWLRQSRATAVMGIVLASYATMIQPLDWLSSLSNLFLAAMGIALMLRPGWSGPGIASLVGTYAAFGGWQLLGAAGAGQGDARATLWFLPGSWAIFAIPGMLGRFRESLGDRGRAFFTAANNGLFFLTFTLVWLSRYGPVGFWKVPAVFGAVLVIMGALGRKREDTAAASNLVQGLAALSLAVVLKFDGYHLALALAGESLALAIAFHRFRKTPELAFCLAAGLGAALFELFLKEIENPAGPMWSGVLAAVLVAGSALIVRFNVDRPAEGTTSTELRSASAALFYAALAILQCGWVARLDDVLKLPVVCGLSAGFVALSLLVDRRRWLPEVAWASGFFSVAAIAYARLDGSIAGFGCALAATFAACLLWHRPKPVPETDLWFTSDPAESPQAFGWLQSLLVPLVFYKLLNLLQPVVAWQVAPLAVAAVAFVALARFLKMLRLEFTAPFLNIGALLIVWHAILTHQEGVSKAMSFTPAVAAAGMALLSSWRRDQATTLPQVVIARGTLFVAWAAALLYAVPRGFIDLMALSAAAAFALAWWRKQIAPVDAWGWTFASLVAYAHVLLFGWQSRFHGYLFEGVVLVLLVAGIALVTPKVKPAGMLKGFVDKTLPWLACGLFTVWSTRIVVDEYGWRSVVVLWTISGFGLVSLGLLLDRVTSRKTGFILLGLALCKLFLADVWDFTTFMRVVSFVALGLALVVLGLFYHRFAPMMKRLLDEEAPKEGGS from the coding sequence ATGAATGATCCCCTCCGCCAGGCCGAGCTTGCCGCCGCGATTGACCGGCTCCGGAAACGGCTGGAGAACGTGGAGACGAAGCACTGGGAATCGATCGTCAAACTGAAGGCCGATCTCGACGTGCTGGAGCAGCAGGTGGGGCTCGAGCTGCCGGAGGAAACGCCGCCGCCGATGCCGGTGGTGGAACCGGAGCCGCCGCTTCTGAAGCATCTGCAGGAGGCGAAGCACGAGGCGGAGATGCATGTGGTCGCCATGTCCACGCCACCGCCGCTTCCGCCTTCGGCTCCTTCCCCGGCCCTTTCGGCCGCGGTTCCGCAGCCGAAGATCGAGACGAAGGTGATGCCGGACCCGCGTCTGCCGGTGCCTCCACCGATGCCGAAGGCCGAGGCATTCGAACAGCAGCTCGGCAAGGTGTGGCTGGTGCGGATCGGGATCGTGCTGCTGCTCACCGGCCTCGTGCTCGGCGCGAACTGGGCCTACCACAACTGGATCCACCGTCTGCCGCCGGGCGTGCGGCTGGCGATCATGTACACCTGGTCCTTCGTGATCGGCGGCACCGGTTGGAGGCTGTCGCGGAAGGAGGGCTACCAGCGCTACGGCGAGGTGTTGGTGGCCGGTGGACTGGCGTTTTTCTACTACTGCACCTACGCGGCGCATCACGTGGCGCGCGTGCGGGTGATCGAGAACCCGGTGCTGGCGGCGGTGCTGCTGCTCGGGGCCGCGGGCTTGATCGGAGCGGTGTCATGGCTCCGGCAATCGCGGGCCACGGCGGTGATGGGGATCGTGCTGGCGTCCTACGCTACCATGATCCAGCCGCTCGACTGGCTGTCGTCGCTTTCAAACCTGTTCCTGGCCGCGATGGGTATCGCACTGATGCTGCGGCCGGGCTGGAGTGGTCCCGGCATTGCCTCGCTGGTGGGCACCTACGCGGCCTTTGGCGGCTGGCAGCTCCTCGGTGCGGCGGGCGCGGGTCAGGGCGACGCACGGGCGACCCTGTGGTTTCTGCCGGGAAGCTGGGCGATTTTCGCCATCCCAGGTATGCTCGGTCGTTTCCGCGAGTCGCTGGGCGACCGTGGCCGCGCGTTCTTCACCGCGGCGAACAACGGGCTGTTCTTCCTGACCTTCACCCTGGTCTGGCTGTCGCGCTACGGACCGGTGGGCTTCTGGAAAGTGCCGGCGGTGTTCGGTGCGGTGCTGGTGATCATGGGCGCGCTCGGCCGCAAGCGCGAGGACACCGCGGCGGCGTCGAACCTGGTGCAGGGACTCGCCGCGCTGAGCCTGGCGGTGGTGTTGAAGTTCGATGGCTACCACCTCGCGCTGGCGTTGGCGGGTGAGTCGCTGGCCCTTGCGATCGCGTTCCACCGTTTCCGGAAGACCCCGGAACTGGCGTTCTGCCTGGCGGCGGGTCTGGGAGCGGCCTTGTTCGAGCTGTTCCTCAAGGAGATCGAGAATCCGGCGGGGCCGATGTGGAGCGGTGTGCTTGCGGCGGTGCTGGTCGCGGGCTCGGCGTTGATCGTGCGCTTCAATGTGGATCGCCCCGCGGAGGGGACGACTTCCACTGAACTGCGGTCGGCCTCCGCGGCGTTGTTCTATGCGGCGCTGGCCATTCTCCAGTGCGGCTGGGTGGCGCGTCTCGATGATGTGCTGAAGCTGCCGGTGGTCTGCGGGCTGTCGGCGGGGTTTGTCGCACTCTCGCTGCTGGTGGACCGCCGCCGCTGGCTGCCGGAGGTGGCGTGGGCGTCCGGGTTCTTCTCCGTCGCGGCGATCGCTTACGCACGGCTCGATGGAAGCATCGCCGGATTCGGTTGCGCGCTCGCGGCCACCTTCGCGGCGTGCCTGCTGTGGCATCGCCCGAAGCCCGTGCCGGAAACCGACCTGTGGTTCACCAGCGATCCCGCGGAATCACCGCAGGCCTTTGGGTGGCTCCAATCGCTGCTGGTGCCGCTGGTGTTCTACAAGCTGCTGAACCTGCTGCAACCGGTGGTGGCCTGGCAGGTGGCGCCGCTGGCGGTGGCTGCGGTGGCGTTCGTGGCGCTGGCCCGGTTCCTGAAAATGCTGCGTCTCGAGTTCACCGCGCCGTTCCTGAACATCGGCGCGCTGCTCATCGTCTGGCACGCCATCCTCACCCACCAGGAAGGCGTATCGAAGGCGATGTCGTTCACGCCCGCGGTGGCGGCGGCGGGGATGGCGCTGCTCTCAAGCTGGCGTCGTGACCAAGCCACGACTCTCCCACAGGTGGTGATCGCGCGCGGCACGCTCTTCGTCGCGTGGGCGGCGGCTTTGCTCTACGCCGTGCCGCGCGGCTTCATCGACCTGATGGCCCTGTCCGCGGCGGCGGCTTTCGCGCTGGCGTGGTGGCGGAAGCAGATCGCGCCCGTCGATGCCTGGGGATGGACCTTCGCCTCGCTGGTGGCCTATGCACACGTGCTGCTCTTCGGGTGGCAATCGCGGTTCCACGGCTACCTGTTCGAAGGCGTGGTGCTGGTGCTCCTGGTGGCGGGGATCGCGCTGGTGACGCCGAAGGTGAAGCCCGCGGGGATGTTGAAGGGCTTCGTGGACAAGACGCTGCCGTGGCTGGCCTGCGGGCTTTTCACCGTCTGGAGCACTCGTATCGTGGTGGACGAATACGGCTGGAGGTCGGTGGTGGTGCTGTGGACCATCAGCGGCTTCGGGCTGGTGTCGCTCGGCCTGCTGCTGGACCGCGTGACCTCCCGCAAGACCGGCTTCATCCTGCTGGGCTTGGCGTTGTGCAAACTGTTTCTCGCGGACGTGTGGGACTTCACCACCTTCATGCGGGTGGTCTCGTTCGTCGCGCTCGGCCTGGCGCTGGTGGTGCTGGGCCTGTTCTATCACCGCTTCGCGCCGATGATGAAGCGGCTGCTGGACGAGGAGGCTCCGAAGGAGGGCGGGAGTTGA
- a CDS encoding M3 family metallopeptidase has translation MHPFLDESFHVRWSTLVPEAVEPDIRHALAQAKDRLDAIRAADLAALTYENTFAALEKATEPLSRGWGLLNHLDSVNDGPEQRAALNAMLPEVSDFYASIPLDDALWTVLKTFGRSAAVEQLDPVRRRFVEETMNDFVQSGADLPADKKARIAELEAELSKITQEYTEHVLDSTNAWELVIDDESKLAGLPDSSKAAALANAKAKGVATEDKPAWRFTLQYPSMGPVMQYLHDDGIRHQVWEASSKVGATGDFDNTGLVWKILELRHEKAAILGHDDFADLTLLRRMAKDGKTALRFTEDLHARVKPGFLADYKQLRSYKAAANQAPADDLQPWETGYWAERQRKENYDLDDEALRPYFPVEGVMAGMFELSSRLFGITIRQREVVYYERGQRPADAPADVIEVWHPEVTFYEIHDSKTGRHLGSFYADWHPREPKRGGAWMNCLHTGGPDEPHLGLITGNMSPPVGGKPALLTHGEVETVFHEFGHLLHGLLSDVPVKSLAGTNVPWDFVELPSQIMENFCWDRESLDLFARHFETGEPIPDELFAKMKAAENYMSATAFMRQLAFGKLDLDLHIHFDHYRGRDLDAVDREILADYRTPLKTDTPSMARRFNHLFSSPTGYAAGYYSYKWAEVLDADAFTRFKKEGVLNPETGYSFREHILSKGNSAPVDELYRRFMGRDPELEPLLVRAGIA, from the coding sequence ATGCATCCGTTCCTCGACGAATCCTTCCACGTCCGCTGGTCCACCCTCGTCCCCGAAGCCGTCGAGCCGGACATCCGCCACGCGCTCGCGCAGGCCAAGGACCGCCTCGATGCCATCCGCGCCGCCGACCTTGCCGCGCTGACCTACGAGAACACCTTCGCCGCGCTCGAAAAGGCCACCGAACCGCTCAGCCGCGGCTGGGGCCTGCTCAACCACCTCGATTCCGTCAACGATGGCCCGGAACAGCGCGCCGCCCTCAACGCGATGCTGCCGGAGGTGTCCGATTTTTACGCCTCGATCCCGCTCGATGACGCGCTCTGGACCGTGCTGAAAACCTTCGGCCGCAGCGCCGCCGTCGAGCAGCTCGATCCGGTGCGCCGCCGTTTCGTGGAGGAGACGATGAACGATTTCGTCCAGTCCGGCGCCGACCTCCCGGCCGACAAGAAAGCCCGCATCGCCGAGCTGGAGGCGGAGCTTTCCAAGATCACCCAGGAATACACCGAGCACGTCCTCGATTCGACCAATGCCTGGGAGCTGGTGATCGACGATGAATCGAAGCTCGCCGGCCTCCCGGATTCCTCGAAGGCCGCGGCGCTCGCCAACGCCAAGGCGAAGGGCGTGGCCACCGAGGACAAGCCCGCGTGGCGCTTCACCCTCCAGTATCCCTCGATGGGGCCGGTGATGCAGTATCTGCATGACGATGGCATCCGCCACCAGGTCTGGGAGGCGTCCAGCAAGGTCGGGGCCACCGGCGATTTCGACAACACCGGGCTGGTCTGGAAGATCCTCGAACTCCGCCACGAGAAGGCCGCCATCCTCGGCCACGACGACTTCGCCGATCTCACGCTGCTGCGCCGCATGGCGAAGGACGGCAAGACCGCGCTGCGTTTCACCGAGGACCTCCACGCCCGTGTGAAGCCCGGCTTCCTGGCGGACTACAAGCAGCTCCGTTCCTACAAGGCCGCCGCCAACCAGGCCCCCGCCGACGACCTCCAGCCGTGGGAAACCGGCTACTGGGCCGAGCGCCAGCGCAAGGAGAACTACGATCTCGATGACGAGGCGCTGCGCCCCTACTTCCCCGTCGAGGGCGTGATGGCCGGCATGTTCGAGCTCTCGTCCCGCCTCTTCGGCATCACCATCCGCCAGCGCGAGGTGGTCTACTACGAGCGCGGCCAGCGCCCAGCCGATGCGCCTGCGGACGTCATCGAGGTCTGGCACCCCGAGGTCACCTTCTACGAGATCCACGATTCGAAGACCGGCCGCCATCTCGGCTCGTTCTATGCCGATTGGCACCCGCGCGAGCCGAAGCGCGGCGGCGCGTGGATGAACTGCCTCCACACCGGCGGCCCGGACGAGCCCCACCTCGGCCTGATCACCGGCAACATGTCGCCGCCGGTCGGTGGCAAGCCCGCCCTGCTCACCCATGGCGAGGTCGAGACCGTCTTCCACGAGTTCGGCCACCTGCTCCACGGCCTGCTCAGCGATGTGCCGGTGAAGTCGCTCGCCGGCACCAACGTGCCGTGGGACTTCGTCGAGCTGCCCTCGCAGATCATGGAGAACTTCTGCTGGGACCGCGAGTCGCTCGATCTCTTCGCCCGCCACTTCGAAACCGGCGAGCCGATCCCGGATGAACTCTTCGCCAAGATGAAGGCCGCGGAGAACTACATGAGCGCCACCGCCTTCATGCGCCAGCTCGCCTTCGGCAAGCTCGACCTCGATCTGCACATCCACTTCGACCACTACCGCGGCCGCGACCTCGACGCGGTGGACCGCGAGATCCTCGCCGACTACCGCACGCCGCTGAAGACCGACACGCCGTCGATGGCGCGCCGCTTCAACCACCTCTTCAGCAGCCCCACCGGCTATGCCGCGGGTTACTACTCCTACAAGTGGGCCGAGGTGCTGGATGCGGACGCCTTCACCCGCTTCAAGAAGGAAGGCGTGCTCAATCCCGAGACCGGCTATTCCTTCCGCGAGCACATCCTCAGCAAGGGCAACTCCGCTCCGGTGGACGAACTCTACCGCCGCTTCATGGGCCGCGATCCCGAACTCGAGCCGCTGCTCGTCCGCGCCGGGATCGCGTGA
- a CDS encoding Bax inhibitor-1 family protein, whose amino-acid sequence MASEHPYFNPYSTSGTIAQSPQETRLDFVKKTYWHLAAAMAAFAILETLLLKAGLGEVAMRAAFGSRIGWLLVLGGFALVGSIADRWARSSTSLSTQYLGLAVYVVAEVIIFLPMLALAPIVSGDPLVLGKAAVVTCAMVLGLTAVASSTRTDFTFMGGFLKVCGMVALGAVVLACLTPITLGFWFSVVMVVFASACILYQTSAIQYHYQPGQHVAAALSLFASVALLFWYILRIFMRRN is encoded by the coding sequence ATGGCCTCGGAGCACCCTTATTTCAACCCGTATTCCACCTCCGGAACGATCGCCCAAAGCCCGCAGGAAACGCGGCTGGATTTCGTCAAGAAAACCTACTGGCACCTCGCGGCGGCGATGGCGGCCTTCGCGATCCTCGAAACCCTGCTGCTCAAGGCCGGGCTCGGCGAAGTGGCCATGCGCGCCGCCTTCGGCAGCCGCATCGGCTGGCTGCTCGTCCTCGGCGGATTCGCGCTGGTGGGCTCCATCGCGGACCGCTGGGCACGCAGCTCGACCTCGCTCTCCACCCAGTATCTCGGCCTGGCCGTCTACGTGGTGGCGGAAGTCATCATCTTCCTGCCGATGCTGGCGCTGGCCCCGATCGTCTCGGGTGACCCGCTGGTGCTCGGCAAGGCGGCGGTCGTGACCTGCGCGATGGTGCTGGGCCTGACGGCGGTGGCGTCCTCGACCCGCACCGACTTCACCTTCATGGGCGGCTTCCTCAAGGTCTGCGGCATGGTCGCGCTGGGCGCGGTGGTGCTGGCCTGCCTGACCCCGATCACGCTCGGCTTCTGGTTCAGCGTGGTGATGGTGGTCTTCGCCAGCGCCTGCATCCTCTATCAGACCAGCGCGATCCAGTATCACTACCAGCCGGGCCAGCACGTGGCCGCGGCGCTGAGCCTCTTCGCCAGCGTGGCCCTGCTGTTTTGGTACATCCTGCGCATCTTCATGCGCCGGAACTAA
- a CDS encoding asparaginase domain-containing protein, with amino-acid sequence MSVLVLTTGGTIDKVYFDASSEYEVGEPTVPHVFREAGVALEWRLESLMRKDSLEINDDDRAAIRAACEAAPESRILITHGTDTMSLTAEKLTGIPGKTIVLTGALAPARFKTTDAIFNLGLALGAVQSLPPGVHLAMNGTIFEAGKVRKNREAGRFEATGP; translated from the coding sequence ATGAGCGTCCTCGTCCTCACCACCGGCGGCACCATCGACAAGGTCTACTTCGACGCCTCCTCGGAATACGAGGTCGGCGAGCCCACCGTGCCCCACGTCTTCCGCGAGGCCGGGGTGGCGCTCGAGTGGCGGCTGGAGTCCCTGATGCGGAAGGACAGCCTGGAGATCAACGATGACGACCGTGCCGCGATCCGTGCCGCCTGCGAGGCCGCACCGGAATCCCGCATCCTCATCACCCATGGCACGGACACGATGTCCCTCACCGCGGAAAAGCTCACCGGCATCCCGGGCAAGACCATTGTGCTGACCGGCGCGCTCGCGCCCGCCCGCTTCAAGACCACCGATGCCATTTTCAATCTCGGCCTCGCCCTCGGTGCGGTCCAATCGCTGCCGCCCGGCGTCCATCTGGCGATGAACGGCACCATTTTCGAGGCCGGCAAGGTCCGGAAAAACAGAGAGGCCGGCCGTTTCGAAGCGACCGGCCCCTGA
- a CDS encoding uracil-DNA glycosylase, producing MSRPVDALIEFLRAEEARGVTHVHLDEGARQVLRELNARSKRPAAAPAPPPPPARPAPESPAFSLSDVLEPAPTPRPAPVIAEVRASDGSAADQIAALKAQAQNWTAARSLGTLRDTMVFSVGNPEADLMLVGEAPGYQEERQGEPFVGPAGQKLTDILRAMGLGREAVYISNIVKFRPAIPGQTTNNRPPTDEEMASCLPFIRREIGIVRPKCIVALGGTASKGLLGTDEGVARMRGRWHEFEGVPVRVTYHPSYLLRTTSGNLDKRKVWEDMLEVMELLGMPVSDKQRGYFLK from the coding sequence GTGAGTCGTCCGGTCGATGCCCTGATTGAGTTCCTGCGTGCCGAAGAGGCGCGCGGGGTGACCCATGTGCATCTCGATGAAGGCGCGCGCCAGGTCCTGCGCGAGCTCAATGCCCGCTCGAAACGTCCGGCCGCGGCTCCCGCTCCGCCGCCCCCACCCGCCCGCCCCGCGCCGGAAAGCCCGGCCTTTTCGCTTTCCGATGTGCTGGAGCCCGCGCCCACGCCGCGCCCGGCCCCGGTCATCGCCGAGGTCCGCGCCTCGGATGGCAGCGCCGCCGACCAGATCGCCGCGCTCAAGGCCCAGGCCCAGAATTGGACTGCCGCCCGCTCGCTCGGCACCCTGCGGGACACCATGGTGTTTTCCGTGGGCAATCCCGAGGCCGACCTGATGCTCGTCGGCGAGGCGCCGGGCTATCAGGAGGAGCGCCAGGGCGAGCCATTCGTCGGTCCCGCCGGCCAGAAACTCACCGACATCCTCCGCGCCATGGGCCTTGGCCGCGAGGCGGTTTACATCTCGAACATCGTCAAGTTCCGCCCGGCTATCCCCGGCCAGACCACGAACAACCGCCCGCCCACGGACGAGGAAATGGCGTCCTGCCTGCCCTTCATCCGCCGCGAGATCGGCATCGTCCGCCCGAAGTGCATCGTCGCCCTCGGCGGCACCGCGTCGAAGGGCCTGCTCGGCACCGATGAAGGCGTGGCCCGCATGCGTGGCAGGTGGCATGAGTTCGAAGGCGTGCCGGTGCGCGTGACCTACCACCCCAGCTACCTGCTGCGCACCACCTCCGGAAACCTGGACAAGCGCAAGGTCTGGGAGGACATGCTGGAGGTCATGGAGCTGCTCGGCATGCCGGTCTCCGACAAACAGCGCGGCTATTTCCTCAAATGA